In the genome of Patescibacteria group bacterium, one region contains:
- a CDS encoding class I SAM-dependent methyltransferase: MVDHNETYGRHILEKVAKDIKIIKCVDIGCGNGDDLSIIKRCHPEAELFGVDFGSWNREKLESLGIKHISADIEKDKLPFEDESIDFIIANQVLEHTKEIFWINHEIFRCLKVNGVFFMGAPNLLSLHNRFLMALGWHPTGNKLISAHVRVFSKKDVAFFYRSIGASFCRIEQFRGSQFYPFPKTIARFLSGLFPSLAFANFYVIKKHNLYKKEFINWPKYAQLETNYFTGQAKNN; this comes from the coding sequence ATCGTGGACCACAACGAAACGTACGGCCGGCACATACTTGAAAAAGTCGCCAAGGACATTAAAATAATAAAATGCGTGGATATCGGATGCGGAAACGGAGACGACCTGTCCATAATCAAACGATGCCATCCGGAAGCCGAACTGTTCGGCGTGGATTTCGGCTCCTGGAACAGGGAAAAACTTGAATCGCTTGGCATAAAGCATATTTCCGCCGATATAGAAAAAGACAAACTGCCCTTTGAAGACGAATCAATTGATTTCATTATTGCCAACCAGGTTCTTGAGCATACGAAAGAAATTTTTTGGATAAACCATGAAATATTCAGGTGCTTGAAAGTGAACGGCGTATTTTTTATGGGCGCGCCCAATCTCTTGTCCCTGCATAATCGCTTCCTTATGGCCTTGGGCTGGCATCCGACCGGTAATAAGCTCATATCGGCTCATGTCCGCGTCTTTTCCAAAAAGGATGTGGCCTTCTTCTACCGCAGTATAGGCGCTTCCTTCTGCCGGATAGAGCAATTCCGCGGTTCGCAATTTTATCCTTTTCCAAAAACAATCGCCAGATTTTTGTCTGGCCTTTTTCCGTCGTTGGCTTTCGCTAATTTTTATGTCATCAAAAAACACAACCTATATAAAAAAGAATTCATAAACTGGCCCAAATACGCCCAATTGGAAACGAATTATTTCACCGGACAAGCAAAAAATAATTAA